The Bacillus zhangzhouensis region GGGCTCCGACTAATTTTTCAGCGCGCAAATAAATCGCACCCTGCTCGTTTGTCACCTCGGCTCCCAGTGCTTCAAAGCCTTTGATATGCTGATCAATCGGCCGAGGTCCTAAGTGGCATCCTCCTGGCAGTCCGATGACAGCCTGTTTAAATCTTCCCAGCATGGCTCCCATTAAATAATAGGATGCTCGCAGTTTCTTCACTTTTCCATTAGGAAGCGGCATACTGATCATGGAAACAGGATTAACAACCATTTCACCTTTTTCAAAAGTGACCTTTCCGCCAATTTCTTCTAACAGATCTCGTAATGTGTCGATATCTGATATATACGGAAGGCCTTCAATGGTTACTGGAGAATCAGCGAGAATCGTGGCAGGAATCAGTGCCACAGCACTATTTTTCGCTCCACTAATATGTACGGTCCCGCGCAAGGGATCACCGCCGGCAATGTTTAACTTTTCCATATTTGTCTCCCTTCTTAAAGAAGATCACTGTTGGAGTTATACTGTTTGTGGATGTCGCATTTTAAAAGGTCTTGTCCAAAATTTAGCCAATATCAAGAGAAAGAATACAGGTTAAACGAAATTTGTCGGAAGAAAAATAATCGAAGCTTTGCGAGGCTGTGATGTTCTCTTCTTTGCACAAAACATTTATTAGCATTTATAAGGAAAACTGCGGCAAACGAGAGACGATCCCGCCTGCCACAATCATTTATTTATTCCAGTCTGCTAAAAATTGCTCAATGCCTGCATCCGTTAATGGATGTTTCGTCAGCTGTTTGATGACTTTCAGCGGCATTGTGCCGATATGAGCACCTCTTAGCGCAGCTTCTGTCACATGCTGCGGGTGACGAATGGATGCAGCAATGATTTGTGTATCTAATCCATGAACATCAAAAATAGTTTTCACTTCGCTGATGAGATCAAGACCATTTTGGCCAATGTCATCTAAGCGGCCGAGGAATGGAGAGACATACGTCGCACCAGCTCTAGCTGCAAGAAGTGCCTGATTTGCACTAAAAATCAATGTGACGTTTGTTTTAATTCCAAGGTCTGTTAATGCTTTGACAGCTTTAAGGCCATCTGTAGTCATTGGAATTTTGACCGTGATATTTGGTGCGATGGCAGCAAGCTCTTTTCCTTCTTCAATCATTTCCTCTGCTTTTAGGGAAATTACTTCTGCACTGACAGAACCTGATACCACGTCAGTGATTTCGCGAAGGCGGTCGTGGAATGATACGTCCTTTTCTTTCGCTACTAAACTAGGGTTTGTTGTGACGCCTGCTAAAATGCCAAGCTCGTGCGCCTCTTTGATGTCTGCAATATTCGCTGTATCTACGAAAAATAACATAACCTTGTCACTCTCCTATCAATAAATTGTCTGAAATGTAAATTTGATTGCGCTTTCTCAAGATATGGAGAAAACCGCCTGTGACTCAGGCGGCTTTCGGTTCTCATCAAATTATGCTTGGTTAGAAGAACCAAATTCGCGCATTTTGCCGATAACAGTCGCTTTAATTGCGTCACGAGCTGGTCCAAGATATTTACGTGGATCATACTCTTCTGTTTTTGCAGCAAGTGTTTCGCGTACTGCTTTCGCAGAAGCAATTTGGTTTTCAGTGTTTACATTGATTTTTGCTGTACCAAGTGAAATTGCACGCTTGATGTCAGCAGTTGGGATACCTGTTCCGCCGTGTAGAACAAGTGGAAGACCAGTTGTTTTTCCAATTTCTTCCATTTCGGCGAAGCCAAGGTTTGGTTCACCTTTGTATGGACCATGTACTGAACCTAATGCAGGTGCAAGGCAGTCAATACCAGTGCGTTCTACAAGCTCTTGGCACTCTTTTGGATCAGCATAAATAACACCCTCAGCGATGACGTCATCTTCTTGCCCACCAACCGTTCCAAGTTCAGCTTCTACAGACACACCATGGATATGTGCAAGTTCAACAACTTTTGCAGTTGTTTCCACATTCTCATCAAATGGGTGGTGAGAAGCATCGATCATGACAGAAGTAAATCCTGCATGAATCGCTTTTGCACAAGATTCAAAGCTGGAACCGTGATCTAAATGAATCGCAACAGGAACTGTTACATTATATTCTTCGATTAATGCTTTAACCATTGCGACAACTGTTTTGAAGCCGCCCATGTAACGTCCTGCTCCTTCAGATACTCCTAAGATAACAGGAGATTTCTCTTCTTCAGCAGCTTGTAAAATCGCTTGCGTGAATTCTAAGTTATTTAAGTTAAACTGTCCAACAGCGTAACCTTTTTCCTTTGCGTCTTTCAACATTTCTGTCATTGAAACTAAAGGCATGATGAAAAATCCTCCCTATGTAGCTAATTTGCTTGCTAAAAAAAGCTCTCCACCCTAGCATGACCAGAATTTCTCGCCATATGTAAACTTTCAAAGTCAGATCGCTTTCTTCTTCCTTTCTAGAATACCAATTATTCGACAAATCGGCAACAGAATGACTCGATTCAATCATTTCCATCTAGCCATTTGTTTCAAGCGGCAGGTATTCTTTGACAGCATCTCGGATTTCATCAATATCAAAAGGCTTAGCGAAATGCGTCAATGCTCCGAGTTCTTTGGATTCTTGGATCATATCTAATTCGCCATAGGCTGTCATAATGATGACACGGATGTCTTCATCAATTAATTTCATCCGTTTTAAAATTTCGATACCATCCATTCCGGGAATTTTCATATCAAGCAGGACAAGGTTCGGTCTATGGTTTTTCACAATATCTAATGCCTGAAGTCCATTGGCAGCTTGAAAGGTTTGATAGCCTTCTTTATGAAACACTTCATTCAATAATATTCTAATACCGTACTGATCATCGACAATTAAAATTTTCTCATTCATCTGTTACACCCCATTGCTTTCATTTTTCGCCATAAAAAGAGCTGTTGTTAAATAATTCTGTTTGATTTTCACATTTCCTTTAATTATAATAGTTTACTTTACGACATATTCTGAGCATTTTTTCTAATATTCTCTTTATATTCTATTATAAAATGATCTGACCGAAGGAGGAAATGAGTCTTGTTAAGAATGTTTACGACCCAGTTATCAGGTATTTTTTCACGTATTGGGGAGAAGGAGGCTGAAGCGATTGAAGACGGTGCACGCCTTCTTGCACAGGCCGTTGTCAGCGGACATGCCGTTTATTTTCACGGGAAGAATGAACTGGCTGCTGTCGCCCTAGAGGCATCTGAAAGCAAGGAGCCGTTTCCTGGTGCGAAAGTACTGCCGCTCAATCAAAAGGAGCGCAGCTTGCTTCATCAAAGTGAAAGGGTACTGCTATTTTATTCAGAGCCAGAAGATCAAGAAATTCAATCTCTTGTTAAAGAGCTGCACGAACAAGGTACGCCCGTTGTTGGTGTAGGGCCGGCACAAAAGGAGCCTTCCATGATTGAAGAACATTGTGATGTCCACATTGATTTCCAGCTCAAGAAACCGCTTGTGCCTGCTGAAGATGGGACAAGGTTTGGTTATCCTGCTTTAATGACCTGCTTATACGTCTACCACGCCCTATCGTTTACTGTGAAAGAAATCGTGGAGGAATATGAATAAAAAAACTGCCGAGAAGTGATATTCTCGGCAGTTTTTTGTATTATTTTGATTCAGATGCTTGAAGTGAAGCACCAACGAAATCTCTAAATAAAGGCTGTGGTCTTGTCGGTCTTGAAACGAATTCTGGATGGAACTGAGAAGCAAGGAACCAAGGGTGATCCTTCAGCTCGATAATTTCAACAAGACGTCCGTCTGGACTTGTACCAGAGAAGACAAAGCCTGCTGCTTCCATTTGCTGTCTGTATTCGTTATTAAACTCGTAGCGATGACGGTGACGTTCGTAGACCACTTCGTCATTGTATGCAGCAAATGCTTTTGAATCTTGATTTAATTTACAAGGGTATAGACCGAGACGAAGTGTTCCGCCTAGATCATCTACATCCTTCTGTTCTGGAAGAAGGTCAATGATTGGGTATGCTGTTTCAGGATCAATTTCCGCTGAATGAGCTCCCTCAAGGCCTA contains the following coding sequences:
- the fsa gene encoding fructose-6-phosphate aldolase, encoding MLFFVDTANIADIKEAHELGILAGVTTNPSLVAKEKDVSFHDRLREITDVVSGSVSAEVISLKAEEMIEEGKELAAIAPNITVKIPMTTDGLKAVKALTDLGIKTNVTLIFSANQALLAARAGATYVSPFLGRLDDIGQNGLDLISEVKTIFDVHGLDTQIIAASIRHPQHVTEAALRGAHIGTMPLKVIKQLTKHPLTDAGIEQFLADWNK
- a CDS encoding fructose-bisphosphate aldolase translates to MPLVSMTEMLKDAKEKGYAVGQFNLNNLEFTQAILQAAEEEKSPVILGVSEGAGRYMGGFKTVVAMVKALIEEYNVTVPVAIHLDHGSSFESCAKAIHAGFTSVMIDASHHPFDENVETTAKVVELAHIHGVSVEAELGTVGGQEDDVIAEGVIYADPKECQELVERTGIDCLAPALGSVHGPYKGEPNLGFAEMEEIGKTTGLPLVLHGGTGIPTADIKRAISLGTAKINVNTENQIASAKAVRETLAAKTEEYDPRKYLGPARDAIKATVIGKMREFGSSNQA
- a CDS encoding response regulator, with protein sequence MNEKILIVDDQYGIRILLNEVFHKEGYQTFQAANGLQALDIVKNHRPNLVLLDMKIPGMDGIEILKRMKLIDEDIRVIIMTAYGELDMIQESKELGALTHFAKPFDIDEIRDAVKEYLPLETNG
- a CDS encoding DUF2529 domain-containing protein — its product is MLRMFTTQLSGIFSRIGEKEAEAIEDGARLLAQAVVSGHAVYFHGKNELAAVALEASESKEPFPGAKVLPLNQKERSLLHQSERVLLFYSEPEDQEIQSLVKELHEQGTPVVGVGPAQKEPSMIEEHCDVHIDFQLKKPLVPAEDGTRFGYPALMTCLYVYHALSFTVKEIVEEYE